DNA from Solanum stenotomum isolate F172 chromosome 3, ASM1918654v1, whole genome shotgun sequence:
ttTATCGGTATTCAAGATCTTATCGATTAATCTCCCTCGAATTTGAAGCATTGTTGGAAATTCCAGGTTACAAATTCATGAAGGAGTTAGTCACAAAAATAGGAGCTTGGATTTTGAGACGATCAAAGTCTCTCACAGTTGTAGTGTGTTATGACGAAGGAGCTGATCGAAAAGAAAGATGATCTTGGAGCATTCACTATCCCGTGTGCTATTGGCATGCTCAAGTTCGCAAAAGCCTTATGCGATCTGGGAGAAAGTATTAATGTAATGTCTTATGCTATTTATAAACAACTCCGGTTGGCTGAACTGCAGGCTACAACTATGAGACTCTTGATGGCTTACAGATCGATCAAACACCCAGTGGGAATACTTTATGACATTTTGGTTAAGGTCGACCGATTTATTTTTTCGGCCGATTTTTTCATACTTGACTGTGACATAGATGGCAAGATTCCTATTATCTTGGGGAGGCCATTCTTGGCAAGTGGGAGAGCATTGGTGGATGTTGAGAGCGGGGAGCTAAAATTTTGGGTTAATGAAGATGAAGTCACCTTTGATGTGTGCAAATCAATGAAACACCCGAGTGACGTTCATGTAATCTCAACTGATGATATGATTGATGAGGCAGTGGCTAGTTTTAACCATTTGATGTGCAGCAAAGAACCACTTGAATTTGTGTTGGCTAATGATGAAGAGTTTGAGGTTCAAGGCCAAGATGAAGTGGTAGACGCATTTTCAAACATGGGGAGATTTACAAAGACACCAATGAAATTGGACATCGAGTTAAAAAACTGAGAGAGCCCTCCCGTCAAGCCATCAACCAAAGAACCACCATATCTCGAGCTGAAGGTACTACCCTAACAACTCCGGGATGCTTTCTTAGGTGCAAATAACACCTTACCGGTGATTATAGCAGCCAATTTATTTGATTGGCAAGTAAAATTGCTCCTTGAAGTACTGAGAAGACACATAAAAGCCATCGGTTGGACTATTGAAGATATAGTGGGCATCCCTCCAGGCATATGCACTCACAAAATTCAACTTGATAGCGATTGTAAACTGAGTGTTGAACATCAGTGAAGACTAAACCCGCTaatgcaagaggtggtgaaaaggaaataataaagTGGTTGGACACAACAGTGATCTACCCTATTGCAGATAGCAAATGGGTCAGTTTGGTGTAATGTGTACCGAAAAAGGAGTCACGGTTGTCCCTAATGACAAGGGGGATCTTGTATCTATGTGACCGGTGACAGGTTGGAGAGTTTAGATGGACTATCGGAAGCTAAATTCATGGACTGAAAAGTATCATTTCCCCATGCCCTTTATGGATCAAATACTTGACCGACTATCCGAGAGAGGGTGGTATTGCTTTTTGAATAGGTATTTTGGCTATAACAAAATCTCCATTGCTCCGGATGATCAAGAGAAAACAACATTTTACTGCCCTTATGGTACTTTCTCCTTCAAACGaatgccattcggattgtgTAATGCTCCGGCTACGTTCCAATGTTGCATGTTATCCATCTTTGCTGACATGGTGGAAGACTCAATGGaagtatttatggatgatttctcagTTGTGGGTGACACATTTGCAGAATGCTTATAGCACTTAGGACAAATTCTCCAAAGATGTGTTGAGACAAATTTAGTCCTAAATTGGGGAcagtgtcatttcatggttaagGAAGGAATTGTGCTTAGTCACAAAGTATCACAAAAGGGGCTGGAGGTAGACaaggaaaaaattgaagtaATCGAGAAATTACTGCCACATATTTCAGTAAAGGGCGTTTGGGGTTTTTTGGGACGTGTCGGATTTCATAGGAGGTTCattaaagacttctcaaagattgcactTCCTCTATACAAACTTTTGGAAAAAGAGGTGAAATTCcactttgatgatgcttgtatgGTAGTTTGCAAATGcctgaaagaaaaattgatttccACTCCTATCATCACTAATCATGATTGGTCAGAGCCatttgaagtgatgtgtgatgcaagcGGTATGGCATTAGGCGTAGTGTTGGGACAGCCACGAAATAAACATTTTCATCCCATTTAGTATGCAAGCAAAACTTTAAACAGTGCTCAACGTAACTACACAGTTACCAAACAAGAGTTATTTGCAGTGGTTTATGCGTTTGAGAAGTTTCGTGCATACTTGCTAGGTAAAAAAGAGATTATTCACAATGATCATGCTGCATTGAGTTAGCTAATGGCAAAGAAAGACGCCAAACAAAGATTGATAAGAAGGGTGCTTTTATTGCAAGAATTCAACTTTGAGGTCAAAGATAGAAGAGGTTGTGAAAATGAGGTGGCTGATCACTTATCAAGATTGGAAGGCAGGGAGAATGACGAGCTGGAGATCGACATAAAGGATATTTTTCACGATGAACAGGTATTCGTGGTAACCCTCACATAACCCCCTTGGTATACTAATATTGCAAATTACTTAGTGTGTGGAGTAGTGCCAAACAAACTGAATTTCTACCAACAAAAGAGGTTCATGTTCGATGTTAAGaaatacttttgggatgaaccatatttATTTAGAGAATGTGCTGACCATATAATTAGAAAATGTGTTCCGGATGAAGAAGTTGTTGAGATCATGCATGCTTGCCACGCCTCGCCGGTTGGAGGTCATCATTGTGGTGTATGAACAACAGCTAAAGTTCTGCAaagtgggtactactggccgtTTCTATACAAAGATGCTCATGAGTTTGTCAAGAAGTGCACGCAATATCAAAAGCAAGGTGGAGTGTCCAAAAGGCATGAGTTGCCTCTGACGCCAATTTTGAAATGGAACTATTTGATGTATGGGGAAtcgattttatgggtccatttgtgagcttatttggaaataaatatatcttggtGGCTGTGGATTATGTTTCCAAATGGGTAGAGgttttagctctttcaaacaATGAAGGAAAAAGTGTTGCAAGGTTTGGGACTCTACAAGCCACTATTAACGATGGAGGATCACACTTTTGTAATAAATGGTTCTCAGCTGCATTGAATAAATATGGGGTGAAACACAAAGTAGCAACAATGTATCTTCCCCAAATAAGtggtcaagttgaagtgtcaaacCGGGAGATCAAAAGCATTTTGGATAAGACAATGAATGCAAATAGGACTAATTGGTCCCGAAAGTTGGATGACGCACTATGGGCGTATCGCACCGCATAGAAAACTTCTATTGAGATGTCTCCGTATCAAGTAGTTTTTGGTAAATCTTGCCATCTACCCGTCGAGTTGGAACACAAAGCGTTGTGGGCATTGAAAGCTTTAAATCTGGACTGGACAAAGACATCAAGGGGGAGAGTGGAGCAGTTAAACGAATTGGATAAATTCAGATTCAGAGCCTATGAAAGCTCAGCCCCTGTACaaggaaaagataaataaatggcATGATGCTAAAATTCTTAAGAGGGAGTTTAAACTGGGAAACTGGGTGTTACTATACAATTCCCGACTTAGACTCTTTCCAGGaaagctcaagtccaaatggtcAGGACCATTTAGAGTGACAAGAGTACTCACCAATGGTGCCATAGAAGTCGAGGGTCAAGAGGGGCCTGCATTTAAGGTGAATGGGCAACGcttaaaattatactttggAGAATTCCAGGAGATTTCTCTGGTTGAGGTGGTGTACCTGGAAGATGCTTGAAAGAATTTccacgtcgtgccacgacattaaataaggcgtttcttgggaggcaaccaaaGTGTTAGTGTTTTAAATAATGTGTGTAATAATTTTGTAGGAGTAGGGATCATGAGTGAGAAAAAAGTCTTCTTCGTGAGTCACTGAACTATTTAGGTAATCACGACTTGGCTCGCCTTATGGATCTAAAAACTGAGACTGCGACTCTGGAACATTCGGCGGGACACCTCCACCAGTTGGTGTATCGTAGATGCGTTTAGGCGACCCATTTTTTCTTGCCCTTTCTAATCAAAGCGGACAATGTTCCTCAATGATCGACCGGCGATGCTTCAAGTTCATTATACGGATCGTCGAGATGTTGGGTGATCCACTACATCTTCGCCAATCTGCCTTCTCTGGGAATGCGACTTACTGGAACTTAGGGCGATCTAAAGAACATTCGGTGCATCGCCGAAGCACTTAGCGACCATTTCATTCCATCGCCATCTGGGCATTTAGTGAAGATTTCTCGTTACCCTTCTTTACTTATTGACACCCTAAATTGCTTTCATTTCTCCATACTGTTACTATTCATATTTCATGTTAAATTTCGGTAAATGTCCGCTCTCTACCCACATTGAGGACAATGTGAAATGTTTTTATTGGGGGTGTGGTCCTCACTCATTAACCTCAGCGAACCTCCTTCTTGTTTCACAGCCCCGTACCTGTGTTGAAAGAGacttttcttttggaaatttgagtatcggttttgatcaataccgatgacttgaatagtatTCATAATTGAACAAGCATGCATGTGTGGCTATGATGAGaacaaatgaagttgcataggcaatatgtgaactcttttcatctcgttgtgattagccaatTACCGAATCAAGTCTCTTTTGATGAACGTTACATattagcgaaagtgtggagtcttgtttgactttggtgtcgatgccttgtgtgatgagcttactgtgaaccatgcatgataacacTTAGAATTTGCCCCTATGGTCTGGTGGACTAAGTAaagctatctcttgatatgatcttaggcaactgcgaagagtgtgagccaatttgacatatacctcttttgtggcctaccttgtgagtgtgtgaacctcttttgaacaccccttgagccttacttttctttggatgaaacTTTATTGAAAACATGACCTTTCTTAAAATCCACTACCCATAATCCCcgtgatttgtggttgattgactagccaacttaggccaaaagcctaagttgggggtgtagtGATAAGTGAAGGTTAGTCAAGAAGTGCCAGAAAAGTTTCCTTTAACccatgattttgagaaaaatggaaccgctccatataaaaaaaagagagaaaggaaagaaaacaaagaaaaagaataagaatgaaaaagttgtggaataaagcaCAAAAGAAATGGTTTCCCGAataatccatggaaagtgaataatggaaTGACTTCTGAGCACTAAAGATAATgataaaagaagaggaaaggaagtgttgtgagcaccacatttcatgagggtgAAAGttactgagcctaaatgaccatacatttgcactcagccccattacaagccttgaaaagacctttttgatcttgactGAGATGAAACAATTGTctattggaaaatacgggcaaacctataggTGAAAGCATGTGTTGTGTCCTTCTTTGTGAGTGGGAGCATTGCATTTGATTTTGGAACTTTAAATAGtcgaaccattgtgtgtgaatatggaatcatttctttgtgtgagggaatttgattttctttgttgagcttgaacttgcattcgAAGCAAGTATAGGgagcttgagattcttcgataatggtgtgtcacaacttgaaactttaagtgcacatttgatcttcgCATGAGTAAATTAAGTCTTGTGTAGCTCTGTTCGAgatatcctttttgaactgtcGAACTTGATTTTTActtcaagaaaatcaaaagtttaagttgtgggtgttgatgagtccacaatttggactcatttacggcttgattttaatagatttagtgtccttaattgcatattttgtctcaataacttatgtaaatccttaagtttcaagtatttggagtttgaagcaaagcatggacactacttgacaaaaaggaacaaggtagCTGAAAGAGCGAAGAAGAGAAGGCCTAAAGATCGCCCAAACCATTGGGAGAGTCGCCAAATGTCCATAGTCTCACCTAATGCTCTATTGAGCTAATCCCTGGAAGAGGTGACCATGTTGGCAATAGAAAAGAGCTTTTGGCGGATCGCCGAACAACCATGATaccgccaaaagttacagaatgcTAGAGCTAAATTCAGGGAATTTTCTGCGAGCAGCAGAGCCAGTTGGCGTGACGCCAATCTATTCGGTGAAGGACAATCAGGTCGTCAAAGATTGATAAAGAAGATCTGAACACACCCTTCTGAGCGAAATAATAGACAGAAGGCGATTCGCAGAAGTTTTCGAAGATCCCATTTTGTATCGCGTAAAGTTACAGTAGCTGAACCAAGAAAGAGTGAAAACTGAAGGAGAGATAAAGAACGATCGACGCGTCCCCAACCTATCGGTGACATCCGACTAACCTGGCCGAATGGTCAGCTACAGTCACACATTAGacttatttatctttatttttggaGAGGAAAGAAGGTATTCAGATATGAGTGAACAAAACAATTGAGAGAGAGGATACCCCGAAAGGCTCTAGAGAGAgatttttattgaaatattcTTAAAGATTTTGTAATCAAGAagattttttgttgatttcttCATAAAAAACTCTCATTTTTCTGTATTCACTTATGGgaagaaaaattgatttgaatttttctacttttgatatgggtggctaaaacccttCTATTGGGGTTTTGACCATGAAGCCAACTGTTGAAGGTTTGCT
Protein-coding regions in this window:
- the LOC125859070 gene encoding uncharacterized protein LOC125859070, with the protein product MKAQPLYKEKINKWHDAKILKREFKLGNWVLLYNSRLRLFPGKLKSKWSGPFRVTRVLTNGAIEVEGQEGPAFKVNGQRLKLYFGEFQEISLVEVVYLEDA